The Candidatus Binatota bacterium genome segment GCCGACAACCTGGCCGCTGTCGAGGTCGCGTATAATTGAGCCTATGGGCAGCGGCAGCTCTATGTCGCCCGCGGCCCGGCCGTGCTTGCCCTTGCCCTGGCCGTCGCCGCCACGATCGGCCTTGATCTCACGCTTGAAGCGGTAATCCTGCAGGGTGGTCATGTGGCTGCTGGCCACGGCCCACACGCAGCCGCCTCTGCCTCCGTCGCCACCCGAGGGCCCGCCCATGGGCCGGTACTTTTCCCGCAGAAAGGCGCAGGCGCCGTTGCCCCCGTCTCCGCCGAAAACGCGGATGCGGGCTTCGTCGATGAACTTCACTTCACGCCCTCAGGCGGGATATACGCTGACTTTTTTTCTGTCGCGACCGAGTCGCTCGTAGCGCACGACGCCGTCGCGCAGGGCGAACAGCGTGTAGTCCCGGCCCATGCCCACGCCCGTGCCGGGGTGGATGCGGGTACCGAGCTGGCGCACAAGTATGTTGCCGGCCGTGACGGCCTGGCCACCGAAAATTTTGACCCCGCGGCGTTGGCCCCGAGTATCGCGGCCATTACGGGTGCTTCCCTGTCCTTTCTTATGAGCCATATAGAACGTCCGTGCTTGTATCCGTAAGAAATTGTTTCTGCAGGAAATCGTTGACGGGTAATCGTCAGTTGGATATCCC includes the following:
- a CDS encoding 50S ribosomal protein L27; translation: MAHKKGQGSTRNGRDTRGQRRGVKIFGGQAVTAGNILVRQLGTRIHPGTGVGMGRDYTLFALRDGVVRYERLGRDRKKVSVYPA